The genomic DNA attaaaTAATGCCGCGATTCAAAAGATGTCTTTACTGCTGTTCTTGCACGGTCTTGAGTTGTCGAAAGAAGCGATGACTTACTATCTTACAGCGTCTTAGTAATTTTTCTTTACTCTTTCTATTACAGATTTGATAAAACACGATATCGCCTTCCACGATCATCTATATAAGGGCCTAGCTGCTGTTAAAAGAGTATAACACACAAATcgcaagctggaaaaggtTTCGGTGGAGACGGTCCAAGACATCTAGCTACCTGGATATCTGTGGAACTAGTTCTGGATGCGAAACTCCAGAGTTGGCAGAGTTCTGAAGGGGAATCTTTGCAGTAGGGTTTGGGACatcgtcgtcatcatcgtcgtcatcatcgtcatcgtcgtcgtcgtcatcgtcgtcgtcgtcatcgtcgtcgtcgtcgtcgtcgtcgtcatcatcCTCTTCCCCATCTGCTCTACGCTCCTCCTTCTGTCTCGCGCTTTTGCTgtcgtcgtcttcctcttcctcgtcgtcatcttcctcttcctcgtccttAGGGTATCCCCCAAGTTTCATCACTACCTTGTCAACAATCTCGTTCGCGTCCATCATACCACCCAGGCCGATGTCTCCATGAATGCCCATAACTTTCTCTGAAGGTTTGAAAACTGTAATCCACGGCATTTCCTCCTTGATCATCTTGAGATGCCGCTTGGTAATCGTAGAATTGTAGCTGCTGCTCACCATCGAAGGTGCGAGAAAAATAGGAAACATTGGGTTCCACGCGCGAACCACACTAGTTAAAAGGTTGTCGCACAGCCCAAGCGCAACTTTGGAGAGTGTGTTGGCTGTAAGCGGCGCCACTACCAGGATATCAGCCCAGCGACGAAGCTCGATATGTAAAACTGGATCAGTGCGCTGCTTCCATACGTCCCATTCGTCTTGGTCGGTCCAAACTTGGATGTGAGCAGGCAGCTCGATTTTTGGCGCCATAGTGGGCGTTCCGCCGGGAGGACCACCCCCCACTGTTACGTTATGGTTATGCGCTGCAGCAGAGGGCGCTGTTGCCAAGGGCTTTGCTTGCTCGCCCGCTGCGGGATTTGATGACATGGTGGGAGCAGTGGACTCAGACGCAGTCCGACTCTCGAttcttggttttcttgACCTGTTGGCAAAGAACTGTGCAGCCGCTTGCGTTAGGATAAGCTGAATCGAGATCTTGTCTCTGCCATAAATCTCctccaacttcttgatcatTGCCTTAATTTTGAGCACAGACAAGGAGCCAGTGGCTCCAAACAACACATGTAGCTTTCCGTCATCTTGGGGTAGCCTTGGTTCCGAGTTCTTGCCGGTTTCTCTTTTGGGAATGTTGGGAGCAATTTGGTGGAAGTTTGACGCCTCGGAGGGCAGTTCGCCTGACTCGTCGAGGGACTCAGCGATAGTTGCCTCAGGCTGCCTCAGCGCCGAATCCTGCCTCTTTTCGCCTAGCGTGAAAGAGGGACTAGGAACTTGTGGCATTGGACTAGCGCTATTGGACCTGGAGCGGAAGCTTGGCGAGTGCAGCGCATCGTCCACTACAAAGTGTGGGTGGTCATCTTTCTTTGGCTCGGGCTCGGAAGTCACAGAACTACTCCTTGGAGCCTCTTCGCCACTTGTATTTTGCTCGCTCGAGCTATGATGCAGGATGTCTGCAGAGtgcaaaagctttgatatTATGTTCCCTTTTTTGCCATCGTGACGTCCCGCGCCTCCAAAGGCAGTTCCCTGACGCTGCGCCGATGCGGTAGAGTCCGTACTCGTCAGTGGAGGGGGAGAAGGAAGTCTTGATCCAGAGTTGGGGATCCCAGCTGACGGAGACGTAACGGGTTTGGCCTTTGGGCTGGTTGCATCTCCCTTATCGTTTTCCTCTGCACCGCTAGTCTTAGCCTGCTGGTTTGCCGCGTTCGCTACCGCCTGCTGCTTTAAAGTTAGGTGCTTGGAATCGCTGAAAGTCACTGTAGGGACTCTTTTCAGACCGGGCTCG from Lachancea thermotolerans CBS 6340 chromosome F complete sequence includes the following:
- the VHS3 gene encoding phosphopantothenoylcysteine decarboxylase complex subunit VHS3 (weakly similar to uniprot|O00019 Saccharomyces cerevisiae YOR054C VHS3 Regulatory subunit of Ppz1p which is an isoform of serine/threonine protein phosphatase Z involved in regulation of potassium transport overexpression suppresses the synthetic lethality of the hal3 sit4 double mutation), coding for MSEQNTNSEKTPGIVSPRFSNAANKANPDGSMGPPPVVAPGANSPVSQCSASPGTCATKSIMNVSGTSGAVVSNTPEPGLKRVPTVTFSDSKHLTLKQQAVANAANQQAKTSGAEENDKGDATSPKAKPVTSPSAGIPNSGSRLPSPPPLTSTDSTASAQRQGTAFGGAGRHDGKKGNIISKLLHSADILHHSSSEQNTSGEEAPRSSSVTSEPEPKKDDHPHFVVDDALHSPSFRSRSNSASPMPQVPSPSFTLGEKRQDSALRQPEATIAESLDESGELPSEASNFHQIAPNIPKRETGKNSEPRLPQDDGKLHVLFGATGSLSVLKIKAMIKKLEEIYGRDKISIQLILTQAAAQFFANRSRKPRIESRTASESTAPTMSSNPAAGEQAKPLATAPSAAAHNHNVTVGGGPPGGTPTMAPKIELPAHIQVWTDQDEWDVWKQRTDPVLHIELRRWADILVVAPLTANTLSKVALGLCDNLLTSVVRAWNPMFPIFLAPSMVSSSYNSTITKRHLKMIKEEMPWITVFKPSEKVMGIHGDIGLGGMMDANEIVDKVVMKLGGYPKDEEEEDDDEEEEDDDSKSARQKEERRADGEEDDDDDDDDDDDDDDDDDDDDDDDDDDDDDDDVPNPTAKIPLQNSANSGVSHPELVPQISR